One Bacteroidales bacterium genomic window, AAATAAAATTAAAAAGGAAAATAATTTCGTTGAATATAAAAAGAACTTGTCTCCTTTTTACACATTGCTTGATACAACATACTTTCAGGGAAAATGGAATGCCGAAAAAGCTGATAACCTAAAGGAAGTTTTATTTAAACTCGCAAATAAAAATTATACTCAAAAAGATTTCGCAAAATATCTGGCAGAACATCAGGTAAGCAGAGCTCCAGGTTCTTTTGAAGTTATAGTAAATAATCAGTTTGAAAAATATGTTGACGATGCCACAATTGAACATGAAAACAGCAAGCTCGAACAAAAATATCCCGAATTTAAAAACCTTATGAACGAATACCGCGATGGCATTTTGCTTTTTGAACTTACTGATAATAAAGTATGGTCGAAAGCAGTTAAAGATTCTGTGGGATTAAAAGATTTTTATGAAAAAAATAAAAATAAATATACTTGGGAACAAAGAGTTGATGCAACAATTTATACCTGTGCTACTGAAGATGTTTCAAAAAAAGTAAGAGAACTTTTGAAAGATAAAAAAGTAGAAAGCGACATTTTAAATGAAATAAATAAAAATTCGCAACTGGAACTTAAAATTGAAAACGGCAAATACTCAAAAGGTGAGAATAAAGCAATAGACCTGATTCAATGGCAAGAAGGCATATCAAATAATATTGAAGTTTACAAATCAAATGTTTTTGTTGATGTTCATAAAATTTTACCTTCTGAGCCAAAAACTTTAGCTGAAGCAAAAGGTCTTGTTACCGTTGATTACCAAAATGTACTTGAAAAAGAATGGATAGAACAACTCCGAAAAAAATATCCTGTTACGGTTAATAAAGAAATTCTGTCTACTATAAAATAAGTTGGTTTTTATAAAAAACTTTGCGCCTTTGCAGCTAAAGTAAATCTAAAACAGCTTCATTTGTTTAGGTTTATCCTTATCATTCTTTTTATTTTCTGATTTGTTTTTTTCTTCAGGTAGTTGTTTAATGATTTTTTTTATATTTTCTTCCTTAGCAGGTTTTTTAATTTGTTTGATGGGTATTTCTAATTCTTTAATTGTTTTTTCTTCAACAGGTTTTTTCTTTTCTTTTTGAGGAATTATTTCTTTTTTTTCTTCATTGGTTTTGATTTCTTCAACGGGTTTTACTTTAGGTTTCAGTGGTTCAATAAACGCAACCTGATTTATTGTAAAATTGCTAAGACGTTTTCCTTTTGCTTTATAACCCTTCACATCAATAAATTCTGCTGCATTTATTTTTTCATTTGGTTTTTGTTTTCCTTTTTCTTTTCTGAAATTAATTTCCACACGCGGATAATCGTCGGCTGAAATGCCCACCAAATAAGAATTTTCGGTTTCACTTATAAAGCTTACTTTTTTGTCAGTAGGTTCAATTAAAAATCTTTTCATGAAAAAATATTTCTGTTCGCCATCGTAATAAACGGCTGTAAATATTTTCTGTGATTCAAATTTTTCAATATAAATCAGGTCATCGTCGAAGTGGGTTGTCAAATCGAAACTTGTCAGTTTATAATGCCCCGATTGCATTATTGTAAGAATTTTTTCGCCTTCATTAAAGGAGCCAAGATATTTTCCGTACTTATCGGTATTAAGTCGTTTTATTGCCTCATCAAACCATATATCAAGCGAGCTGAGTGTTGAACTTCCGGCTTCTTTCAATACAATTTTATGAATTGCGAACTTCGTCAGAATATTTCCAATGGAATTTCTTCCTTTAATCAATAGTGTTGAAAAATCAAAATCAAAAACCGTAATTCTGAGTTTAGGACGAGGTTTAATGTGAACAGTAATTGTTTCAGCTTCGCCATTAGGATTTACAGTGAAATACAAAACCTTGCTGCCATTGGTTCCTTTTGTCAGATTATATTCCTTATCTCTTGTAACACCGACAACCGAAAACCGCTTTACCAT contains:
- a CDS encoding peptidylprolyl isomerase, translating into DFSDTSIAKGKNKIFEIYNKIKAGESFEELAKKYSEDKSSAVKGGVMAPFATGRMVPEFEAASFALKNKGDISEPIKTDYGWHIIKKIDLKPLPSFEDAKADIKAKILKDVRSELPKRNLINKIKKENNFVEYKKNLSPFYTLLDTTYFQGKWNAEKADNLKEVLFKLANKNYTQKDFAKYLAEHQVSRAPGSFEVIVNNQFEKYVDDATIEHENSKLEQKYPEFKNLMNEYRDGILLFELTDNKVWSKAVKDSVGLKDFYEKNKNKYTWEQRVDATIYTCATEDVSKKVRELLKDKKVESDILNEINKNSQLELKIENGKYSKGENKAIDLIQWQEGISNNIEVYKSNVFVDVHKILPSEPKTLAEAKGLVTVDYQNVLEKEWIEQLRKKYPVTVNKEILSTIK